In Pradoshia eiseniae, a single genomic region encodes these proteins:
- a CDS encoding PTS sugar transporter subunit IIB: protein MKKILLACSSGMSTSLLVTKMEAHAKSVGDEAKIWAVGQDKAKQEMAEADVVLIGPQMSFLKGDLQKEAEKYGIKVDVIDMMAYGMADGKKAYEQALSLIGDK from the coding sequence TTGCAGTTCCGGCATGTCAACAAGTTTATTGGTTACAAAAATGGAGGCTCATGCGAAATCCGTTGGAGATGAGGCGAAGATTTGGGCGGTTGGCCAGGATAAGGCGAAGCAGGAAATGGCGGAGGCAGATGTTGTGTTGATTGGGCCGCAAATGAGCTTTTTGAAAGGTGATTTACAGAAGGAAGCGGAGAAGTACGGAATCAAGGTTGATGTGATTGACATGATGGCGTATGGCATGGCTGATGGGAAAAAAGCATATGAACAAGCTCTTTCTTTAATAGGTGATAAATAA
- a CDS encoding PTS lactose/cellobiose transporter subunit IIA → MEKLQLDQLTDEQISFQLILHSGNARAKVIQALREYKDGNESGADELIAQAEADLSISHDIHFQMVQKEASGDQIPYSLLLMHSEDHLMSTLTMKELVKELLEVFKSQKK, encoded by the coding sequence ATGGAAAAATTACAACTTGATCAATTGACAGATGAGCAGATCAGCTTTCAGCTTATCCTTCATAGCGGGAATGCGCGTGCCAAGGTAATCCAAGCGCTGCGTGAATATAAGGATGGCAATGAGAGTGGAGCGGATGAGCTGATTGCACAGGCAGAAGCAGACCTTAGCATTTCGCATGATATCCATTTCCAAATGGTGCAAAAGGAAGCTTCCGGCGACCAAATACCATATTCACTTCTTTTGATGCATTCAGAGGATCATTTAATGTCTACGTTAACGATGAAGGAATTGGTGAAAGAGTTATTAGAAGTCTTCAAGTCTCAAAAGAAATAA
- the celB gene encoding PTS cellobiose transporter subunit IIC: MFDKISSFLVPIAGKLNNNRYLSVLRDAFMLAFPLTVFGSMVVVLLNLPFLNKFLSDGTISTLSNTFGVAQSATMSIMTVFVVFGIGYYLSKSYNVEAVFGGVVALASFLFLTPFTVETASGEVITGVLSLDRLGAKGMFLGMISAFVAGEIYRKIVQKDIAIKMPAGVPPAVSKSFAALIPAFITLTIFLVIHAVVALVFETNLHDVIYSVLQKPLTGLGSGLIPTLVVVFLIQLLWFFGLHGQIIMNSVMDPIWLSLSLENLEAFKAGEEVPHIISKTFMDTFTVGMGGTGMTLAVVAAILVFVKSKQMKQVAKIGGAPGIFNVNEPIIFGLPIVMNPLILIPWIVSPLVVVIFTYTMMRIGLVPAPTGVVVPWTVPIGFSGYLATNSIMGSLLQIANFFIVFAIWLPFLKVIDRVNLKKEEEEAKAAMANQNTDNVNM, encoded by the coding sequence ATGTTTGATAAAATAAGCAGTTTCCTAGTGCCAATCGCAGGAAAGCTTAATAATAACAGGTATTTAAGTGTTTTACGTGACGCTTTTATGTTAGCGTTTCCACTAACTGTGTTTGGTTCCATGGTAGTCGTATTATTAAACCTGCCGTTCTTGAATAAATTTTTGAGCGATGGCACCATTTCAACACTCTCAAATACGTTTGGGGTTGCCCAAAGTGCGACAATGAGCATTATGACCGTCTTCGTTGTGTTTGGGATTGGGTATTATTTATCGAAAAGCTATAATGTAGAGGCTGTCTTCGGCGGAGTCGTGGCACTGGCATCCTTCCTATTCTTGACACCGTTTACCGTTGAAACAGCAAGCGGGGAAGTCATCACTGGTGTTCTTTCATTAGATCGTCTAGGGGCTAAAGGGATGTTCCTTGGCATGATTTCGGCATTTGTTGCAGGAGAGATTTATCGCAAAATTGTGCAAAAGGATATTGCCATTAAGATGCCTGCCGGCGTACCGCCAGCTGTATCTAAATCCTTTGCAGCATTGATTCCAGCATTCATTACGTTAACAATCTTTTTAGTTATTCATGCAGTGGTAGCTCTCGTATTTGAAACAAATCTTCATGATGTTATCTATAGTGTGCTTCAAAAGCCGCTGACAGGTTTAGGCTCTGGGTTGATTCCAACCTTGGTGGTTGTGTTCTTGATTCAATTGCTCTGGTTCTTCGGTCTTCATGGACAAATTATTATGAACTCTGTCATGGATCCAATCTGGCTATCTCTATCTCTCGAAAACTTAGAAGCGTTTAAAGCCGGAGAGGAAGTGCCGCACATTATTTCCAAAACGTTTATGGATACATTTACCGTTGGAATGGGCGGTACAGGGATGACGTTAGCTGTAGTTGCAGCAATTCTTGTATTCGTTAAATCTAAACAGATGAAGCAAGTAGCGAAAATTGGGGGAGCCCCTGGTATCTTTAACGTCAATGAACCAATTATCTTCGGTTTGCCAATCGTAATGAACCCATTGATCTTGATTCCGTGGATCGTCTCACCGTTAGTGGTTGTTATCTTCACTTACACTATGATGAGAATCGGCTTGGTGCCGGCGCCAACTGGGGTTGTTGTTCCATGGACAGTTCCGATAGGCTTCAGTGGATACTTGGCAACGAACTCCATTATGGGCTCATTACTGCAAATTGCGAACTTCTTTATCGTATTCGCCATCTGGCTTCCATTCTTGAAGGTCATTGACCGCGTTAATTTGAAGAAGGAAGAGGAAGAAGCGAAAGCGGCGATGGCTAATCAAAATACAGATAACGTAAATATGTAA
- a CDS encoding glycoside hydrolase family 1 protein, giving the protein MVNNQERETHVTYKFPDGFWWGSAASATQTEGASDVDGKGKNIWDHWYELEPNRFFDGVGPEKTSQFYYKYKEDIALMKQIGHNSFRMSISWARLFPEGTGDINPKAVEFYHNVIDELIANDIEPFVGLFHFDMPLAMQEIGGWESREVVDAYVRYVTACFEEFGGKVKKWFTHNEPIVPVEGGYLYDFHYPNIVDFKKAVQVAYHTILSSAKAVEAYRALSQDGQIGIVLNLTPSYPRSQNPADLKAARICDAFFNRSFLDPSVKGTFPEDLVEILKEKGFMPAIAKGDLETIKNNTVDILGVNYYQPRRVKAKESMPHPDSPFMPEFYFDYYEMPGRKMNRHRGWEIYEKGIYDILSNLKENYGNIECFISENGMGVEGEEKFRNAEGMIEDDYRIDFIREHLKWVHKAASEGSNVKGYHLWTFMDNWSWSNAYKNRYGFVSVNLDKDGERSIKKSGYWIQEVSKNNGF; this is encoded by the coding sequence ATCGTGAACAATCAAGAGAGAGAGACTCACGTAACATATAAGTTTCCAGACGGGTTTTGGTGGGGATCTGCTGCCTCTGCAACTCAAACGGAGGGTGCCTCAGACGTAGACGGGAAAGGTAAGAACATTTGGGATCATTGGTATGAGCTGGAGCCTAACCGTTTCTTTGATGGAGTGGGACCGGAGAAGACATCTCAATTCTATTACAAATATAAAGAGGATATTGCCTTGATGAAGCAAATTGGCCATAACTCTTTCCGTATGTCCATCTCGTGGGCGCGTTTGTTTCCGGAAGGGACAGGGGATATCAATCCGAAGGCGGTTGAATTTTACCACAACGTGATTGATGAATTGATTGCGAACGATATTGAACCATTTGTCGGGTTATTCCATTTTGATATGCCGCTTGCGATGCAGGAGATTGGCGGCTGGGAGAGCCGTGAAGTCGTTGATGCGTATGTGCGTTATGTTACGGCTTGCTTTGAAGAGTTCGGCGGCAAGGTAAAGAAATGGTTTACGCATAATGAGCCAATTGTTCCGGTAGAGGGCGGATATCTATATGACTTCCATTATCCGAACATCGTCGATTTCAAAAAGGCCGTCCAAGTTGCTTATCATACGATTCTCTCAAGTGCAAAGGCAGTAGAAGCTTACCGAGCGCTCAGTCAGGATGGCCAGATTGGCATCGTGCTTAATCTGACGCCTTCATACCCGCGCAGCCAGAATCCGGCCGATTTGAAGGCAGCGAGAATTTGCGATGCTTTCTTTAATCGTTCCTTCCTCGACCCTTCCGTAAAGGGTACATTCCCTGAGGATCTGGTGGAAATATTAAAAGAAAAAGGTTTTATGCCTGCTATTGCTAAGGGGGATCTTGAGACAATCAAGAACAACACAGTCGATATTCTTGGGGTGAACTATTATCAGCCAAGGCGTGTGAAGGCGAAGGAGTCTATGCCTCATCCAGATAGTCCGTTCATGCCTGAATTTTATTTCGATTATTATGAAATGCCGGGCCGCAAGATGAACCGCCACCGCGGATGGGAAATCTATGAGAAGGGCATTTATGACATCCTTAGTAACCTGAAAGAGAATTACGGAAATATTGAATGCTTCATTTCTGAGAACGGTATGGGTGTTGAAGGTGAGGAGAAATTCAGGAATGCTGAGGGAATGATTGAGGATGACTACCGGATTGATTTCATTCGCGAGCATCTTAAATGGGTGCATAAAGCAGCAAGTGAAGGCTCCAATGTAAAAGGATATCATTTATGGACCTTTATGGATAATTGGTCCTGGTCCAATGCTTATAAAAACCGGTATGGGTTCGTTTCCGTTAATCTGGACAAAGATGGGGAACGTTCCATTAAGAAGAGCGGCTACTGGATTCAAGAAGTATCCAAGAATAATGGATTCTAA
- a CDS encoding GntR family transcriptional regulator — protein MTKYESIANEMRRRIKEGYYPIDQPIPDELSLAEEFGSSRMTMRKALDLLVSEGLLFRKRGHGTFIIQMYKNQSLNVISDESLGLSNLVKGKPVSSKIIQFTIEFPSEEVAGHLAIGRQEPVYHIIRLRMVDHEPYVMEETYMPSNLIPGITEDILHASIYNYIQQDLDLKIGGAHRTIMADKSNELDQTYLECKKEDPILQVVQVGFLNNGVPFEYSFSRHRYDKFVFTSVSVKK, from the coding sequence ATGACCAAATATGAGAGCATCGCCAATGAGATGAGAAGACGAATTAAAGAGGGTTACTATCCTATCGATCAGCCTATTCCTGATGAGCTTAGTTTGGCCGAGGAATTCGGCTCAAGCCGAATGACCATGAGAAAGGCCTTAGATCTCCTTGTTTCAGAAGGGCTCCTCTTCCGTAAGAGAGGACATGGAACATTCATCATCCAGATGTACAAGAATCAGTCATTGAACGTGATCAGTGATGAAAGCTTAGGGCTTTCCAATCTGGTCAAGGGCAAGCCGGTATCCAGCAAGATTATTCAGTTTACGATTGAGTTCCCATCAGAAGAAGTGGCTGGTCACTTGGCCATCGGAAGGCAGGAGCCGGTCTATCATATTATCCGCTTGAGGATGGTCGACCATGAGCCATATGTTATGGAAGAGACTTATATGCCATCTAATTTAATTCCGGGGATTACGGAGGACATTTTGCATGCCTCCATCTATAATTATATTCAGCAAGACTTAGATTTGAAGATTGGCGGAGCCCATCGGACCATCATGGCTGATAAATCCAATGAGCTTGATCAAACGTATTTAGAGTGCAAAAAGGAGGATCCGATTTTGCAGGTCGTGCAGGTAGGGTTCTTAAATAATGGTGTTCCGTTTGAATATTCATTCTCTAGACATCGCTATGATAAATTTGTCTTTACGAGCGTATCAGTGAAGAAATAA
- a CDS encoding ROK family protein, translated as MLLGAIEAGGTKFVCAVGHENGTIVERTVIPTDLPEVTMREVIGFFQKHQPDAIGIGTFGPADVNPKSPTFGMITSTPKQGWRDYPLLSELEKVFPVPMGFDTDVNAAALGEAKLGAAKGLDSCLYITVGTGIGAGALVGGKLLQGLSHPEMGHIMVRRHPNDSYEGKCPYHKDCLEGLAAGPAIEERWGMKGDKLQEAEEVWELEGYYLAQAIAHYILVLSPKKIILGGGVMKQEQLYPIIARNVQEILNGYVSLPEIMDRIDEYLVSPGLGDNAGITGSLMLAYEAYTEQNR; from the coding sequence ATGCTTTTAGGTGCAATTGAAGCAGGAGGTACGAAGTTTGTCTGTGCAGTGGGACATGAGAATGGAACGATTGTCGAACGAACAGTCATCCCGACTGATTTGCCAGAGGTAACGATGAGAGAGGTCATTGGGTTCTTTCAAAAGCATCAGCCAGATGCAATAGGCATCGGTACATTTGGACCCGCAGATGTCAATCCAAAAAGCCCGACGTTTGGCATGATTACCTCAACACCTAAGCAAGGGTGGAGGGATTATCCTTTATTAAGCGAGCTGGAAAAAGTCTTCCCGGTGCCGATGGGTTTCGATACCGATGTGAATGCAGCTGCTCTTGGTGAAGCGAAGCTGGGTGCGGCAAAGGGGCTAGATAGCTGTCTGTATATCACGGTTGGGACAGGCATCGGAGCGGGCGCACTTGTTGGGGGTAAATTGTTGCAGGGACTCTCCCACCCGGAAATGGGCCATATCATGGTTCGCAGGCATCCGAACGATTCATATGAAGGGAAATGTCCTTATCATAAGGATTGTCTGGAAGGGCTGGCAGCAGGTCCGGCAATTGAGGAGCGCTGGGGCATGAAGGGAGACAAGCTCCAAGAAGCGGAAGAGGTTTGGGAGCTGGAAGGTTATTATTTGGCCCAAGCCATTGCCCACTATATTCTTGTGCTGTCACCTAAGAAGATTATCCTTGGCGGCGGTGTAATGAAGCAGGAACAGCTGTATCCAATCATTGCGAGAAATGTCCAAGAAATCCTGAATGGGTATGTATCATTACCGGAGATTATGGACCGGATTGATGAATACCTCGTGTCGCCTGGCCTTGGCGACAACGCTGGGATTACAGGTTCATTGATGCTCGCATATGAAGCATACACAGAGCAAAATAGATAG
- the gatC gene encoding Asp-tRNA(Asn)/Glu-tRNA(Gln) amidotransferase subunit GatC, translated as MTRISKEQAKHVANLARLAITEEETDMITKQLDSIITFAEHLNELDTTNIEPTTHVLHMKNVLREDKSAPGLPREEVLKNAPDHQDGQIRVPGIME; from the coding sequence ATGACGCGCATTTCAAAAGAACAGGCTAAACATGTCGCAAATTTGGCGAGATTGGCCATTACGGAAGAAGAAACGGACATGATTACGAAGCAGCTCGATTCTATTATCACATTTGCCGAGCACTTAAATGAGCTTGACACGACGAATATTGAACCTACGACACATGTACTACATATGAAAAATGTTTTAAGAGAAGACAAGTCAGCACCTGGATTACCGCGGGAAGAGGTCTTAAAGAATGCCCCTGACCACCAGGATGGACAAATACGTGTACCAGGAATTATGGAGTAG
- the gatA gene encoding Asp-tRNA(Asn)/Glu-tRNA(Gln) amidotransferase subunit GatA, translating to MSLFDHKVSELQQMLQSKEIQVRDLVSESYSRIKDVDGKVQAFLTLDEENAWKKADELDAKLARGEAKGPLFGMPIGIKDNIVTKGLRTTCASKILDNFDPIYDATVMERLQQNETITIGKLNMDEFAMGSSTENSAFQKTANPWDLTAVPGGSSGGSAAAVAAGEVPFSLGSDTGGSIRQPASYCGVVGMKPTYGRVSRYGLVAFASSLDQIGPITRNVEDNAYLLQAIAGIDPMDGTSAHIEVPDFTKALTGDIKGLKIAVPKEYLGEGVSPEVRQSVLDSLKVLESLGASYEEVSLPHSKYALSTYYILSSSEASANLSRFDGVRYGHRTENAENLLEMYKKTRAEGFGEEVKRRIMLGTFALSSGYYDAYYKKAQKVRTLIKNDFEKVFDQYDVIVGPTAPTPAFKMGENTKDPLTMYANDILTIPVNLAGVPGISVPNGFSNGLPLGLQIIGKHFDESTVYKVAHAFEQATDFHKQKPSLQGVE from the coding sequence ATGTCTTTATTTGACCATAAGGTATCTGAGCTGCAGCAAATGCTGCAATCAAAGGAAATACAGGTTCGTGACCTCGTCTCTGAATCCTATAGCAGGATTAAGGATGTTGATGGAAAGGTGCAGGCTTTCCTGACATTAGATGAGGAAAATGCTTGGAAGAAAGCGGATGAGCTTGATGCTAAGCTTGCCCGGGGAGAGGCGAAAGGCCCGTTATTCGGCATGCCGATCGGCATTAAGGATAACATCGTGACGAAAGGCCTGCGTACGACTTGTGCGAGCAAGATTCTCGATAATTTTGATCCAATATATGATGCGACCGTTATGGAGCGTTTGCAGCAAAACGAGACAATCACGATTGGGAAACTGAATATGGATGAGTTCGCGATGGGTTCATCAACGGAGAACTCTGCCTTTCAAAAAACAGCTAATCCTTGGGATTTAACGGCCGTGCCAGGCGGTTCTTCAGGCGGTTCAGCTGCAGCTGTTGCAGCGGGTGAGGTGCCGTTCAGCCTTGGGTCTGATACGGGCGGGTCTATCCGCCAGCCGGCTTCCTATTGCGGCGTCGTTGGCATGAAGCCGACCTATGGACGTGTTTCCCGCTATGGCCTCGTTGCTTTCGCATCATCGCTTGACCAAATTGGACCAATCACACGCAACGTAGAAGACAATGCTTACTTGCTTCAAGCAATTGCCGGGATTGACCCAATGGACGGTACTTCTGCCCATATTGAGGTTCCTGATTTCACGAAAGCTTTAACAGGAGACATTAAGGGATTGAAGATTGCTGTACCGAAGGAATACCTCGGTGAAGGCGTCAGCCCTGAGGTGCGTCAATCGGTTCTCGACTCCTTGAAGGTGCTTGAGAGCCTCGGAGCGAGCTATGAAGAAGTATCCCTGCCGCATTCTAAATATGCGCTATCAACATATTATATCTTGTCCTCCTCTGAGGCATCTGCGAACCTTTCCCGTTTTGACGGCGTGAGATACGGACACCGCACAGAGAATGCAGAGAATCTCTTAGAAATGTATAAGAAGACGAGAGCAGAAGGGTTTGGAGAAGAAGTGAAGCGCCGTATCATGCTCGGCACGTTCGCCCTGAGCTCAGGCTATTATGATGCTTATTACAAAAAGGCACAAAAGGTCCGTACGCTTATCAAAAATGATTTTGAAAAAGTATTTGATCAATATGATGTCATCGTTGGCCCGACTGCGCCGACACCTGCCTTCAAAATGGGCGAGAATACAAAAGATCCGCTTACCATGTATGCGAATGATATCCTGACTATCCCGGTAAACCTTGCTGGTGTTCCAGGAATCTCCGTGCCAAACGGTTTCTCAAACGGCCTTCCGTTAGGTCTGCAAATCATCGGCAAGCACTTCGATGAAAGCACGGTGTATAAGGTAGCCCATGCCTTTGAACAAGCGACAGATTTCCATAAACAAAAGCCGTCATTGCAGGGGGTGGAGTAA